A region of Salinibacter sp. 10B DNA encodes the following proteins:
- a CDS encoding SusC/RagA family TonB-linked outer membrane protein, which translates to MNTKLLPILAGLLLVPGLVFAQQGTVRGTVLDASTGESLPGASVQIPAEGIGAATDAEGNFSFRVPSGDYTIQASFVGYQDKSRTITVESGSSTQVRFELQPAQAEIGEVVVTGVSRGTETSKIGYSVDKVGSDQLENVPAENPADALRASVSGARVVRPSGEPGATPRVRLRGTVSITGSQDPLIVVDGAITQGSLEDIDMQNVKSIEVVKGAAAASLYGSLGANGVVQIITKTGAEQAEGETAVRVRNEVGFSQLANKIDLATHHNRGKIENGNVVNQYRPSPSESSSCKGAPCTPYSPLPGSLNVIDNDFSRTFDQQEELYTPQPFFTNYISFATNRGDLNYLVSFENLHQGGVIQQAEGYRRRNFRVNVGNQVTDWMKLDVSTLYSRQGGVDIDEQGQGDNVFYGTLLAAPDLDLDAPAPDSIDAPVNPFSNSGNASNPVYTLATNNESFQDERLLGNFKATFDLTDWLSFDGRFSYDREENQFSNYVRRGTLPASPTGSPSQGELFESSSVQTLTIGTGRILLSQDFGELSTDFTGTYTYEEREQEGFNTSGSEFLAADVPQFDNTISDNLNASSFSSTILAENISGNLVLDYRDTYILDAVVRRDGLSLFGPEVRYQTYYRLSGTYRLTQDFDIPNVGQLKLRGTYGTAGDRPPFVAQYETFAVSPSGISKQTLGNDEIEPVNLTEWTVGTDIAFLERFFFSGTYASSVADNQVLNVPLSAAAGFNSQWRNAGTMENSSIELSLRGTPIDQDNLSWSAGVTFSKVTQEVTELDRPAYTRNVGSAVSLFRVGENVPYGAIYGNKLATSIDQLRFNDNGELYGYSSSRNDTDDALTRDDLTVNDEGFVIEEGTQYTQNEQAFYVTDANGQKVTQQIGNTIPDFAVGFNTTLNYNNFTVHAVADWEKGADVYNYTKQLLIFNERAGVVDQADEPEGQRHNMSYYLSGPYNQSDPSSYFVENGSYLKLREVSLGYTISQDLLQGVGIGDQLRQAELSVSGRNLFTITPYSGYDPEVSVQSGDGDTQPTNFKVDDFGYPNFRSYTFSLELLF; encoded by the coding sequence ATGAATACAAAGCTACTGCCAATTCTTGCAGGCCTACTGCTGGTGCCAGGGCTTGTCTTTGCCCAGCAGGGGACTGTAAGAGGAACTGTTCTTGATGCGAGCACGGGAGAGAGTTTACCGGGCGCGTCCGTTCAGATCCCAGCAGAGGGAATCGGGGCCGCAACGGACGCTGAAGGAAACTTCTCTTTTCGGGTTCCCTCTGGAGACTACACGATCCAGGCGTCCTTCGTCGGGTATCAAGACAAGAGTCGCACGATCACTGTAGAGTCCGGATCCTCCACACAGGTGCGTTTTGAACTGCAGCCCGCCCAAGCTGAGATTGGAGAGGTTGTGGTGACCGGAGTGTCGAGGGGGACCGAGACGAGCAAGATTGGATACTCCGTTGACAAGGTCGGCAGCGATCAGTTGGAAAATGTGCCGGCCGAGAACCCTGCGGATGCACTGCGGGCAAGCGTTTCGGGGGCGCGGGTGGTTCGCCCGTCGGGTGAGCCCGGAGCCACTCCCCGCGTTCGTCTTCGAGGCACGGTGTCGATTACGGGAAGTCAGGACCCGCTCATTGTGGTCGACGGTGCGATCACTCAGGGGTCTCTGGAAGACATCGACATGCAGAACGTGAAGTCGATTGAGGTCGTGAAGGGAGCCGCGGCGGCCTCACTGTATGGCTCTCTCGGTGCTAACGGTGTGGTTCAGATTATCACCAAAACGGGTGCTGAGCAGGCAGAAGGAGAAACGGCTGTCCGAGTTCGCAATGAGGTTGGATTCTCCCAGCTTGCGAACAAGATTGATCTTGCCACGCACCACAATCGCGGCAAGATTGAAAACGGAAATGTCGTCAATCAGTACCGTCCGTCTCCTAGCGAGTCGTCGAGTTGTAAAGGAGCACCCTGTACTCCGTACTCTCCGCTGCCCGGCTCGCTGAACGTCATTGATAATGACTTTAGTCGGACCTTTGACCAGCAGGAAGAGCTGTACACTCCCCAGCCCTTCTTCACGAATTACATCTCCTTTGCGACGAACCGAGGCGACCTGAATTACCTCGTCTCGTTCGAAAATCTGCATCAGGGCGGAGTCATTCAGCAGGCCGAGGGGTATCGTCGGCGAAACTTCCGGGTAAACGTGGGAAACCAGGTGACGGACTGGATGAAGCTTGACGTATCGACCCTGTACAGTCGACAGGGCGGTGTGGACATTGATGAGCAGGGCCAGGGCGATAATGTATTCTACGGCACCCTGCTTGCTGCACCGGACCTCGATCTGGATGCGCCGGCGCCCGATAGCATCGATGCTCCAGTGAACCCCTTTTCCAATTCGGGGAACGCATCGAACCCGGTGTACACGCTGGCCACGAATAATGAAAGCTTCCAGGACGAACGTCTCCTGGGGAACTTCAAGGCCACGTTCGACCTGACCGACTGGCTTTCCTTTGACGGGCGCTTCTCGTATGACCGAGAGGAAAACCAGTTTTCGAACTATGTGAGGCGGGGCACTCTCCCGGCGAGTCCGACCGGTTCTCCGAGCCAGGGAGAATTGTTCGAGTCCTCGTCCGTCCAGACCCTCACGATTGGGACGGGACGAATTCTTCTCAGTCAGGACTTTGGGGAGTTGTCGACGGACTTTACGGGCACGTACACCTACGAGGAGCGAGAACAGGAAGGGTTTAACACAAGCGGGAGCGAATTTCTCGCGGCGGACGTTCCCCAGTTCGACAATACGATCTCGGATAACCTGAATGCCAGTTCGTTCTCGTCCACGATTCTCGCTGAGAACATTAGCGGAAACCTCGTGCTGGACTATCGGGATACCTACATCCTCGACGCGGTGGTGCGCCGAGATGGCCTCTCCCTCTTCGGGCCCGAGGTTCGGTATCAGACGTACTACCGCCTCTCCGGGACGTATCGTCTGACCCAAGACTTCGACATCCCCAACGTGGGCCAGCTCAAGCTGCGCGGTACGTACGGAACGGCGGGAGATCGACCGCCCTTCGTCGCGCAGTACGAAACCTTTGCGGTGTCCCCGTCGGGCATCTCGAAGCAGACGCTCGGGAACGACGAGATTGAGCCGGTGAACCTCACGGAGTGGACCGTGGGGACCGACATCGCCTTCCTCGAACGGTTCTTCTTCTCCGGGACGTACGCCAGCTCAGTCGCCGACAATCAGGTGCTGAACGTGCCCCTCTCCGCTGCGGCTGGCTTCAACTCGCAGTGGCGGAATGCCGGAACGATGGAGAACAGCAGTATCGAGTTGTCGCTTCGAGGGACGCCGATCGACCAGGACAACCTGTCCTGGAGTGCAGGCGTCACGTTCAGCAAGGTCACGCAGGAGGTGACCGAGCTTGATCGGCCAGCTTACACCCGGAACGTAGGGTCCGCTGTTTCCCTCTTCCGCGTCGGTGAGAACGTGCCGTACGGGGCGATTTACGGAAACAAGCTTGCCACCTCGATTGACCAGCTTCGGTTCAACGACAATGGCGAGCTGTACGGCTACTCGTCGTCTCGGAACGATACGGACGATGCGCTTACCCGCGACGACCTCACGGTCAACGACGAGGGCTTCGTGATTGAGGAGGGAACGCAGTACACGCAGAACGAGCAAGCCTTCTACGTGACGGACGCGAATGGTCAGAAGGTGACGCAGCAGATCGGCAACACCATTCCGGACTTTGCGGTGGGCTTCAACACGACCCTCAACTACAACAACTTCACGGTGCACGCCGTGGCGGACTGGGAGAAGGGGGCCGACGTGTACAACTACACGAAGCAGCTCCTCATCTTTAACGAGCGGGCTGGAGTTGTGGATCAGGCCGATGAGCCGGAAGGCCAACGCCACAACATGAGCTATTATCTGAGTGGGCCGTACAACCAGTCCGACCCCTCCAGCTACTTTGTGGAGAATGGTTCGTACCTGAAGCTCCGAGAGGTGTCGCTCGGGTACACCATTTCCCAGGATCTGCTGCAGGGCGTCGGAATTGGCGACCAGCTGCGGCAAGCGGAGCTCAGCGTGTCGGGGCGAAATCTCTTCACCATCACGCCGTACAGTGGGTACGACCCTGAGGTGTCGGTGCAGAGCGGAGATGGTGACACGCAGCCCACCAACTTCAAGGTGGATGACTTCGGATATCCCAACTTCCGGAGCTACACCTTCTCGCTTGAGCTGTTGTTCTAA
- a CDS encoding ADP-ribosylglycohydrolase family protein yields the protein MTISADRVLGSLLGTAVGDALGMPIEGLSHQNVRTYYKGIKEYRDDDQRGDFDAGQWTDDTQMTFAIVRALSRESDPTAWPEMVAEEYVTLRADARRWGPTSTAAIDRLANGTSPEKAGTPDRDSDGAAMRAAPLGSWWAATEAGREEAFAALRPVLSITHRHPSALAAGWGQAFAVRTLLQLDDVDAFDRTAFWGDLVEATTWAEDRLGADARVSDRLRDLEGIIDSFPLDLRDACDGVGVRADEAWPFACAMVARRPGLLENTLLSGINVGGDADTTGAMMGAMLGALHGWSSFPDEWHDGLEAADRLQQEAEAFAGRLLG from the coding sequence ATGACCATTTCTGCTGACCGCGTTCTCGGGTCGCTTCTGGGCACTGCTGTGGGCGATGCCCTCGGCATGCCCATCGAAGGTCTGAGCCACCAGAACGTGCGCACGTACTATAAAGGCATCAAGGAGTACCGCGACGACGATCAGCGAGGCGATTTCGACGCGGGGCAGTGGACGGACGACACGCAGATGACTTTTGCGATTGTGCGGGCACTGAGTCGCGAGTCCGATCCAACGGCGTGGCCTGAGATGGTTGCCGAGGAATACGTGACCCTGCGCGCCGATGCACGACGCTGGGGGCCCACCTCGACCGCCGCCATTGACCGATTGGCGAATGGCACCTCGCCGGAGAAGGCCGGGACGCCCGACCGCGATAGCGACGGAGCCGCCATGCGGGCCGCCCCGCTCGGAAGCTGGTGGGCGGCAACGGAGGCCGGTCGGGAGGAGGCATTCGCGGCGCTACGGCCCGTGCTTTCGATCACCCACCGTCACCCATCGGCCCTTGCGGCCGGATGGGGACAGGCGTTTGCTGTGCGCACTCTGCTTCAACTCGACGACGTCGACGCGTTTGATCGCACGGCGTTTTGGGGGGACCTCGTTGAGGCCACGACGTGGGCCGAGGATCGGCTCGGGGCCGATGCCCGCGTGTCGGATCGGCTTCGCGACCTGGAGGGAATCATCGACTCGTTCCCGCTCGATCTGCGCGATGCCTGTGACGGGGTGGGGGTACGGGCGGATGAGGCCTGGCCGTTTGCCTGCGCGATGGTCGCGCGCCGACCCGGACTTCTCGAAAACACCCTTCTCTCCGGGATCAACGTAGGCGGGGACGCCGATACCACGGGGGCCATGATGGGCGCCATGCTGGGGGCCCTCCATGGATGGTCGTCGTTTCCGGACGAGTGGCACGACGGACTGGAAGCCGCGGATCGGCTGCAACAAGAGGCAGAGGCGTTTGCAGGCCGTCTCCTCGGGTAA
- a CDS encoding heme exporter protein CcmB, whose amino-acid sequence MDWLAGAWAVFRKDLRIELRTRYALNSLLLFVLGALLLVLFAVGPRPLSARVQSALLWIVMLFAASIGLGRSFVAEQERGTVLLLQLHTHPSMVFAGKWLFNLLMVGVLTVVAAGPFLFLLDISVPAPGLFATILGLGAVGLASATTLLAALVARAARQGPLLPVLLLPLLVPLLVSGTSATRKAIAGLPWVQAQDELLTLIGFAGATLSASVVLFDFVWKE is encoded by the coding sequence ATGGACTGGCTCGCCGGGGCTTGGGCCGTCTTTCGAAAGGATCTCCGTATTGAACTGCGGACGCGGTACGCCCTTAATTCCCTTCTGCTGTTCGTGCTGGGCGCCTTGTTGCTCGTGCTCTTTGCGGTCGGGCCGCGCCCGCTAAGCGCACGGGTGCAATCGGCCCTTCTCTGGATCGTGATGCTGTTTGCCGCCTCGATCGGCCTTGGGCGCTCATTCGTCGCCGAACAGGAGCGCGGCACGGTGCTCTTGCTTCAACTCCATACTCACCCCAGCATGGTCTTCGCCGGAAAATGGCTCTTCAACCTTCTGATGGTGGGTGTACTCACTGTCGTGGCGGCCGGGCCGTTTCTTTTTCTTCTCGATATTTCGGTGCCCGCTCCCGGCCTGTTTGCAACCATCCTGGGGCTGGGCGCGGTCGGGCTTGCCAGCGCAACCACCCTGCTCGCCGCCCTCGTGGCCCGGGCCGCCCGGCAGGGCCCTTTGCTCCCGGTCCTCCTCCTTCCCCTGCTGGTGCCCCTTCTCGTGTCCGGCACCAGCGCAACCCGCAAAGCCATCGCGGGCCTCCCGTGGGTGCAGGCCCAAGACGAGCTCCTGACCCTCATCGGCTTTGCCGGGGCCACGCTCTCCGCTTCCGTCGTGCTCTTCGATTTCGTCTGGAAGGAGTAG
- a CDS encoding cytochrome c maturation protein CcmE — protein MKWKSIIGLIAMAGFAGLLLLNFGSQVGGYMGFEEAAQSGNQAHVVGTWVEDRPTHYDRTANVFTFYMRDQNGTVRKVRYPNPKPANFEQAEQVVVEGQMNGQAFAAKHILVKCPSKYNEAKGLKQNASQSGRPSSSQPNTVRQ, from the coding sequence ATGAAGTGGAAATCGATTATCGGACTTATCGCTATGGCCGGATTTGCGGGCCTCCTCCTGCTCAACTTTGGAAGTCAGGTGGGCGGATACATGGGGTTTGAAGAGGCCGCTCAATCTGGCAACCAGGCCCATGTGGTGGGCACCTGGGTCGAGGACCGGCCCACCCACTACGACCGCACGGCCAACGTCTTCACGTTCTACATGCGCGACCAGAACGGCACGGTCCGCAAGGTGCGATACCCAAACCCGAAGCCGGCCAACTTTGAGCAGGCCGAGCAGGTCGTCGTCGAAGGACAAATGAATGGACAGGCCTTTGCGGCCAAGCACATTCTGGTCAAATGCCCGTCGAAGTACAACGAGGCAAAGGGCCTGAAGCAGAACGCAAGCCAGTCGGGCCGCCCCTCCTCCTCACAGCCGAACACCGTCCGGCAGTAA
- the murB gene encoding UDP-N-acetylmuramate dehydrogenase: MPFSLSSSARDDLRAAFGDSVQQNVVLAPYTTFKIGGAADWYVAAQSADELETAIRTARAHEIPFFLLGTGANVIVGDRGVRGLVIHNRARHTIVDPDTAQLRAESGAIIYPDLIEEAVSAGLSGLEHYVGIPSTVGGALWQNLHFLSPPPERERTMFLEEVVTQADILTEEGERKTVDAEYFNFGYDYSILHDRDDVVLSATFQLDPGDEERMRAIMDANLQWRAERHPPLDTEPSVGSIFKKIEGIGAGRLIDECGLKGTRIGGAMVTHRHANIFVNADQATAADVCALIEHVRDTVEREKGYRLETEIDFVGEFAPPSNAEPTIVPKDPELVSAEERARQRA; this comes from the coding sequence ATGCCTTTCTCCCTTTCCTCCTCCGCCCGCGACGATCTTCGCGCTGCCTTTGGCGACTCCGTTCAACAGAACGTTGTTCTGGCCCCGTACACGACCTTCAAGATTGGCGGTGCCGCCGATTGGTACGTGGCGGCTCAGTCGGCCGATGAGCTTGAAACCGCAATACGGACGGCGCGGGCGCACGAGATTCCGTTCTTCCTGCTCGGAACGGGCGCCAACGTCATCGTGGGAGATCGGGGCGTGCGCGGGCTCGTGATTCACAACCGGGCCCGCCACACAATCGTGGACCCGGACACGGCGCAGCTCCGGGCCGAAAGTGGGGCCATTATATACCCCGACCTCATTGAGGAGGCGGTGTCCGCCGGCCTCTCGGGACTGGAGCACTACGTCGGCATCCCGTCTACGGTCGGCGGCGCCCTCTGGCAAAACCTTCACTTCCTCTCTCCCCCACCCGAACGAGAACGCACGATGTTTCTGGAGGAGGTCGTAACCCAGGCCGACATTCTAACGGAAGAGGGCGAACGAAAAACGGTGGACGCCGAGTACTTCAATTTCGGATACGACTATTCCATCCTTCACGACCGGGACGATGTCGTGCTCTCGGCCACCTTCCAGCTCGATCCGGGCGACGAAGAGCGGATGCGGGCCATCATGGACGCAAATCTCCAGTGGCGTGCTGAGCGCCATCCCCCCCTCGACACGGAGCCGAGCGTGGGCTCTATTTTCAAAAAAATTGAGGGCATCGGGGCGGGGCGCCTCATCGACGAGTGTGGCCTCAAGGGCACACGGATTGGTGGGGCCATGGTGACGCATCGCCACGCCAACATTTTCGTGAATGCCGATCAGGCAACTGCAGCGGACGTGTGCGCCCTCATCGAGCACGTGCGGGACACGGTGGAACGGGAGAAGGGCTACCGACTAGAAACGGAGATCGACTTTGTCGGGGAGTTTGCCCCGCCCTCCAATGCGGAGCCCACCATTGTGCCAAAGGATCCGGAATTGGTGTCCGCCGAAGAACGAGCCCGACAGCGCGCCTAA
- a CDS encoding CcmD family protein, with protein MTIHPVRPNTALPSSQERPDTTAAYDSTWTEQPTTQPPDALERMMLPNGKIYVVLAVVLIIWVGLITLLVRTDRKIDRLERRLDDTGSENERE; from the coding sequence ATGACCATTCATCCCGTCCGTCCCAACACTGCCCTTCCTTCGTCCCAGGAACGGCCCGACACGACCGCCGCCTACGACAGCACGTGGACGGAGCAGCCGACCACGCAGCCGCCCGACGCCCTGGAGCGTATGATGCTACCAAACGGCAAAATCTACGTCGTCCTGGCCGTCGTGCTGATTATCTGGGTGGGACTCATCACCCTGCTGGTGCGGACGGACCGCAAGATTGACCGTCTGGAACGGCGTCTCGACGATACCGGTTCAGAGAACGAACGAGAGTGA
- the ccsA gene encoding cytochrome c biogenesis protein CcsA, which yields MPASSSIVDLRVYRLVRGAVILVLTSIVVAGFLGSIPQLDILEQSARNLYFHVPMWFTLMGATILSAYHSVRYLQTGEPLRDIRAREAAWLALIFGLLGIVTGMVWARFTWYVGTGKWWNFDPKQSMAAVLLLIYGAYFVLRDSIEERETRGRIAAVYNLFAVVTMPFLLYIIPRQLPSLHPGGEGSPAFSQTDLAPAMRWVFYPSVLGFLGLFWLLYTQRVRLAWIRDQLRDEPDL from the coding sequence ATGCCTGCCTCTTCCTCCATCGTCGACCTCCGAGTGTATCGACTCGTGCGAGGAGCCGTGATTCTCGTACTTACGAGCATCGTGGTAGCAGGATTTCTTGGCTCCATCCCTCAACTCGACATCCTGGAGCAGTCGGCCCGCAACCTCTACTTCCACGTACCGATGTGGTTTACTCTGATGGGCGCTACGATCCTGTCGGCGTACCACTCGGTCCGCTATCTACAGACCGGAGAGCCGTTGCGAGATATTCGGGCCCGAGAAGCGGCCTGGCTGGCCCTCATCTTTGGCCTGCTCGGCATTGTAACAGGAATGGTATGGGCCCGCTTCACCTGGTATGTGGGCACGGGAAAATGGTGGAACTTCGACCCCAAGCAATCAATGGCGGCCGTGCTGCTGCTCATCTACGGCGCGTACTTCGTGCTTCGAGACAGCATCGAGGAGCGAGAGACACGCGGCCGGATCGCGGCGGTGTACAATCTCTTCGCGGTGGTTACGATGCCATTCCTCCTCTACATCATCCCCCGCCAGCTTCCGAGCCTGCACCCGGGCGGCGAGGGCAGCCCCGCCTTTAGCCAAACAGATCTCGCCCCGGCCATGCGGTGGGTCTTCTATCCGTCGGTGTTGGGCTTCCTCGGCCTCTTCTGGCTCTTGTACACGCAGCGTGTACGCCTTGCCTGGATCCGGGACCAGCTTCGTGATGAACCCGACCTGTGA
- a CDS encoding DUF1499 domain-containing protein, protein MSTPLPLLLLSLSVVLLLGGCSSSDPLPSAHSSNPLPECPDSPNCERLSTDYPVAPDTLFTAARTALDALGPTRIELQPDTMQASAVYRVALVFKDDVRIAVDSTTTGSTLHVRSASRVGHSDLGVNRRRVRRLLQRVEAAL, encoded by the coding sequence GTGTCCACTCCGCTCCCCCTTCTGTTGCTCTCCCTGAGCGTCGTGCTCCTGCTCGGCGGCTGTTCCTCTTCCGACCCGCTGCCGTCGGCCCATTCAAGCAACCCGCTCCCCGAGTGCCCGGATAGTCCCAATTGCGAGCGTCTCTCGACGGACTATCCAGTCGCCCCCGACACACTCTTTACCGCCGCCCGAACGGCACTGGACGCCCTCGGCCCAACGCGGATCGAGCTCCAACCGGACACGATGCAGGCTTCTGCTGTGTACCGCGTGGCACTGGTCTTTAAGGATGACGTTCGGATTGCCGTGGACTCGACGACAACCGGTAGCACGCTCCACGTCCGCAGCGCCAGCCGCGTGGGCCACAGCGACCTCGGGGTGAACCGACGTCGCGTGCGGCGTCTCTTACAACGCGTGGAGGCCGCCCTGTAG